In the genome of Sphingomonas sp. LR60, the window CTTCGTCTTCCGCTTCATGCCGACCTTCCGCACGATGATTTCGTTGCCCGCGGGAATGGCGGCGATGCCGATGCCGCGCTTCCTGGTGATGACCTTCGCGGGCAGCATCATCTGGAATGGCGTGCTGGCGGGCGCGGGCTTCTATCTCGGCAGCCGCTTCGCCGAACTCGATCGCTATGTCGGCCCGGTCGGGATCGCGCTGACCGTGCTCGCGCTCGGCTGGTACGGCTGGCGAGTGGCGACGTGGAAGCCGCGCGGCTGACTTAACTCCGCGGATGCGCCGCGCGATACACGTCGAGCAGGTGCGCCGCATCCACCCCGGTATAGACCTGCGTGGAACTGAGGCTCGCGTGACCCAGCAATTCCTGCAACGCGCGCAGGTCCGCACCACGCCCCAGCAGGTGAGTCGCGAAACTGTGGCGCAAGGCGTGCGGCGTCGTCCGTTCCGAAAGCCCCAGCCGCGCGCGCGCGGCGCGCACCCGCGTGCGCACGATCCCGCCGTCCAGCGCCCCGCCGCGCACCCCGCGGAACAGCGGCGCCTCGCGCGTCATCGGCCACGGCACCCGCGCCGCATAATCCTCGATCGCCGCGCGGACCGGGGGCAATAACGGCACGATCCGCGTCCGATCCCGCTTGCCGGTGACGCGCAGCGTCTCCCCCAGCGGCAGCACCGCGCCGGTCAGCGCCAGCGCCTCGCCGATCCGCAATCCAGCGCCATACAGCAGCAGCAGCACCGCCCAGTCGCGCGCCGCCACCCACGGCTCGTCGCTTTCCTCCATGACATCGGTCGCCAATGCCACCGCCTCGTCAGGCGAGATCGGGCGCGGCACGCCCTTCTTGACGCGCGGCCCCTTCATCCGCGGTGCCGCGCCAGCCCCGCCCGCCCAGTCGAGGAATCCGCGCACCGCCGACAGCTCGCGCGCCGCCGATGCGTTCGACAGCCCGCTCCCGCGCCGCTGTGCCAGATAGCCGCGCAGGTCGCCTGCGGTCACCCGCGACAAATCGCTGCGGTCGACCGCCGCGCCCCAATGCTCGCCCAAAAACGCCAGCAACCGCTCGGCCGTCGCGCGATAGGCGCGCACGGTATGCTCGGACCGGCGACGGTCGCGCGCCAGATGGATCGACCATTGGACGGGCAGCGGCAACTGGGCGGGTGTATCGCTCACCCTGACGCGTCTCCCGCGCGTAAAGGAAATTGGCAAATCAAATTTAACTTCATCTCTGTTACAGAGTCGCCATGACCCTGGTCGCTTCCCGCTACGATGACCCGGCCGAGGCGGCGCGTGCCACGGCTTTGCAGGCGCTCGCGTTGCTGGGCACCGCCTCCGAACGGGAGTTCGATGCGCTCGTCGCGCTCGCGGCGGAGCTGCTCGGTTGCTCCACCGCCTTGCTCAACCTCGCCGACAACGACCGCCTGTTCGTCAAGGCGCGCACGACTCCGGGGCCGATGGCGTTCGCGCGCGACACCGCCTTTTGCGACCGCACCGTCTCGGAAGACCGTCTGACCGTGATCGCCGACACGCTGATCGACGAGCGCTTTCGCGACAGCCCGCTGGTCACCGATGCCGGGGTGCGCTTCTATGCCGGCGCGCCGCTGCGTGTCGCCGGTCCGGACGGCGTGCGCCGCGCGGTCGGCACGCTGTGCGTCGTCGACATGGTCCCGCGCACTGCCGCGCCGCGCGAGTTGGCGGCGCTGGTGCATCTCGCCACGCTGGCCGAAGCATTGCTGGAGGCGCGCCGCACCGCGTTGAAGGCGATCCATATCGCCACCACAGGCGAAGAGCTGGTCACGCAGCTGGCGCGTCAGGACAAGATCTTCCGTCAGGCCGAGCAGATCGCGCAAATCGGATCGTGGCGGCTGTCGATCGATCAGCGCGCGCTCGACTGGTCGGACAACGTCTATCGGATCCACGGTTTGCCGGTCGGCGAGAAACCGCTGCTCAGCGACGCGCTGAGCTTCTATCCCGAACACAGCCGCGCGACCGTTCAGGCGTCGCTGAACGAGGCGATCGCGCACGGTCATTCGTTTTCGATCGAAACCGATTTCATCACGGCGGACGGCCGGAGACGGCGCGTCCGCGCCATGGCCGATCCTGAGATCGTCGACGATCGAGTCGTCGCGATGGTCGGCGTGTTCCAGGACGTGACCGATCGCCACGCACTCGAACAGCGGCTGCGTCACTCTGCCGACACCGACGCGCTGACCGGCATCGCCAATCGCGCCGCCTTCGATCGCGAACTGCAGGCGGCGATGACGCGCGCGCGACAGCACGGCACGGCATTGCAGCTCGCGCTGATCGATCTCGACGGATTCAAGGCGATCAACGATACGCTCGGCCACGACGCAGGCGACGATGTGCTGCGCCTGACGGGGCGGGCCCTGTCCGAGCCGTGGCTGATGGGCAGCGTCGCCGCCCGGATCGGGGGGATGAATTCGCGGTGATCGTCGAGCATGCGTCGCTCGTCGGCGACAATGCCGACCTGCGCGAACGGCTCGAAGACGCGTTGCGGGTGCCGATCGAGGTCGGCGGCGTGACGATGACCAGCGCGGGGTCGGTTGGCATCGCCGCCTTCGACCACGACTGCCACTCGCTGCGCGACTTCGCGCGCCGCGCCGATACGATCCTGTACGTCGCCAAGCGCGCACGCGTCGGCGCGCCGCAGTCCTAAACCACACGACGGCGATCGCGCGGCATCGCGCCGCTTCCCTCCGACTCTCCATGGCCCCATATGGCGCGGCAATGTCCTCCCGCGCGCGCGTCATCGTCATGAACTCCGCCCTCGGCCCGCTCGACTATCGGGTGCCGCACGGCATGACGGTCGAGCCGGGCTCGGTGGTGGTCGCGCCGCTGGGGCCGCGCCAGTTGCTCGGCGTCGCGTGGGAGGCCGAGCGGATGCCGTCCGATGCCGAGGTCGGCGACAATCGCCTGCGCAACCTGCTCGCGGTCGCCGACGTCCCGCCGCTTGGTGCAGCCTTGCGCCGACTGATCGAATGGACCGCCGATTATTATCTCGCGCCGCCGGCTGCGGTGGTGCGGATGGCGCTGTCCTCGACCGCCGCGCTGGAGGGCGGACGCAGCGTCGTCGAATATCGCGCAACCGGTGAAGTGCCCGATCGGCTGACCCCGCAGCGCGAACAGGCGCTTGAACGAGATCGGCGACCGGCAAGGACTGATCCGCGAACTGGCGACGATCGCCGACGTCAGCGATGCGGTGATCCGCGGGCTGGTAAAGGTCGGCGCGCTCGAAGGCGTGTCGGTCGACATCGACAGCCCCTATCCGGTCCCCGACCCGGACCACGCGCCGCCTACCCTGTCCGACGACCAGCGCGCCGCCGCCGCAATCCTGGTCGATGGCGTCACGGCCGCGGCCTTCCGCCCGACGTTGCTCGACGGCGTCACCGGCTCGGGCAAGACCGAGGTTTATTTCGAGGCAGTCGCGGCCGCGCTCCGTACCGGCAAGCAAGTACTGGTTCTGCTCCCCGAGATCGCATTGACCGAGCCGTTCCTCAAGCGCTTCCACGACCGCTTCGGCTGCGAGCCGGTGGCATGGCACAGTGGGCTGCGCGCCACGCAGCGTCGCCGCGCGTGGCGCGCGATCGCCAGCGGCGAGGCGCGCGTGACGGTCGGTGCGCGCTCGGCGTTGTTCCTTCCTTACGCCGACCTCGGCCTGATCGTCGTCGACGAAGCGCACGAAACCAGCTTCAAGCAGGAAGACGGCGTCCATTATCATGCGCGCGACGTCGCGGTGATGCGCGGCCTGTTTGAGGCGTGCCCGGTGATCCTCGCCAGCGCCACCCCCGCGATCGAGACCCGCCATCAGGTCGCGCTCGGCAAATATGCCGAAGTGAAACTGCCAGGCCGCTTCGGCGTCGCGCAGATGCCGACGATCGAGGCGATCGACCTGATCGCCGAGCCGCCCGAGCGCGGGCGCTGGATCAGCCCGCGCCTCGTCAAGGCGATGGAAGAGGCGCTGGAGCGGCGCGAGCAGTCTTTGCTGTTCCTCAACCGCCGCGGCTATGCCCCGCTGACGCTGTGCCGGACGTGCGGGCATCGCTTCCAATGCCCGAACTGCACCGCCTGGATGGTCGAACATCGCCTGACGCGGCGGCTGGCGTGCCATCATTGCGGGCATATCGAGCCGGTCCCGCGCCTCTGCCCCGAATGCCAGAATGAGGATACGCTGGTGGCGTGCGGCCCCGGTGTCGAGCGGATCGCCGACGAGGTCGCGGCGCTGTTCCCGGAGGCGCGCACCGCCGTCGTCACTTCCGACACGATTTGGAGCCCCGCCAAGGCCGCCGAGTTCGTCGCGCGGATGGAGGCGGGCGACATCGATATCGTCGTCGGTACGCAATTGGTGACCAAGGGCTATCACTTCCCCAATCTGACGCTGGTGGGGGTGATCGACGCGGACCTGGGGCTCGACGGCGGTGACCTGCGCGCGGCGGAGCGGACCTTCCAGCAGATCCGGCAGGTGTCGGGGCGCGCGGGGCGCGGCGCGAAACCCGGCCATGTCTATATTCAGACGCACAGCCCGAAGGCGCAGGTGATGCAGGCATTGATCACCGGCGACGCCGATACCTTCTACGCGGCGGAAACCGAGGCGCGCGAGGAGGCCGGCGCGCCGCCGTTCGGCCGCTATGCCGCGATCATCGTGTCGAGCGAGGATCAGGGCACAGCGCACGAGACCGCGCGTGCGATCGGCCGCGCCGCGCCGCGCGTCGACGGGATGGAGGTGTACGGCCCCGCCCCCGCGCCACTGGCGATGCTGCGCGGGCGGCATCGCTTCCGGTTGCTGGTTCATGCGCGCCGCGCGCTCGACGTGCAGGACGTGATCCGCGCGTGGCTCGGCGCACTGGACTGGCCTGCGAAAGTGCGCGTCGCGGTCGACGTCGACCCGTATAGCTTCCTCTAGGCCCGTCGTCCTCGACCTAGGTGGCCGTCATTGCGGGTCATCCCCCCACCCGCACCCACAAGGCGGTCGCATCGTCGCTTGCCTTGAACCGCGGATAGCGCCGGCAAGCGGCATCGCTCCGCTCGATCGCGCGCAACTCCTGCGCCAGGGCCGCAAGCCCGTGCGAACGCATCACCGCCACCAGCCCGGCCGCATCATAGGCCGCATAGGAGTCGATCAGCGCCGCCATGCCGTCGCTCATCAGCAGCAGGTCGTCACCCCGCGCCACCGCCACGCGCGTCATCTCCATCGCACGCGCGCTCTCCGCCGCATCGATACTCATCGCCCGCTGACCCGGCCGCGCGCGCGCCGCGCGACGGTCGGCCAACACGGCGGGTGTGCGCAGCTTCGTCGCGCCGACTCCCGGCCCGAGTGAAGCCGCCTGCGCGCTCTCGCGCGTCCGATCCGGCGCGGGCGTGCACCACGCCACCGTGTCTCCCGAGGCGTGCAGCACCGCACAATCCGCCGCCCAGGCGACCTCGAGCATGTCGTCGACCAGCTGCACCGCCGCAAAGGCAGCACGCGGCCATTCCCATGGCCCCTCCGGCGCGCGCTGCCGCTGCGCCGCATATCGCGTCTCGACCGTCGCGAAGACGTGCGCGCATGTCTCGTGCAACGCACCGTCCGAAGCCGTCGCAAACGCCGCATCGGCGGTCGCCGCCAGCCACGCCGCGCCACCCTGCGCGCCCAGCAATCCCGGCGGCGACAAATCGGTCGCGCCATCGATCACCCAGGCCCGATCGACGGTGCTACCCGCACGATCGTCATTGGGCGTGGCAACGTCGCCGCACAGGCTGAGCGACTGGATCAGGTCGAAATGCATGTCCGGCGACGTAGAGGATTTGCCGTGACGGTTCGATGACCATGCGACCCGAAAAGGCGGATGGCCATCGGTCACACCCTCGTCAGTCGGCAAACAGCAGCACCGGAGTCTCCAGATACGTCTTCAATGCCTGCACATAGCTCGCCGCGTCCCAGCCATCGACGACGCGGTGGTCGCAGCTGATCGACAGGTTCATCAGCTTGGCGCGCACGATGTCGTCGCCCCGGAACACCGGACGCTCGACGATCTTGTTCGGACCGATGATCGCCACCTCCGGCCGGTTGATGACCGGGGTGGTCGCGATCCCGCCGAGCGGCCCCAGCGACGTCACGGTGATCGTCCCGCCGCCCAGCTCCTGCGGCGTCAGCTTGTTGGCACGCGCTGCGCCCGCCAGCCGCGCGATCTCGGTCGCGAGCTGCCAGACGTTGCGGTCCTGCGCATCGCGGATCACCGGCACGGTCAGCCCGGCATCGGTCTGCGCCGCCATGCCGACATGGACGCGACCCGAGCGTGTGACCACGCCGGCTTCGTCGTCATAGCGCGCGTTGAGCATCGGGAAATCGGGCAAGGTCCGGCACATCGCGACGATCAGCAGCGGCAGCAGCGTCAGCTTGGGACGCGCGCCGCGATGCGCGTTGAGGTCGGCGCGCATGTCCTCCAGCGCGGTGACGTCGATCTCGTCGACATAGGTGAAGTGCGGAATGTTGCGCTTCGACGCCGCCATATTCTCGGCGATGCGACGGCGCATTCCGATGACGCGCACCTGCTCGTCGTCGCGGACGCGGCTGGCGTGCGGGGCGTGATAGCCCTGGCCGCTGTTGTAGCGGAGGTACGCGTCGAGATCGGCGTGCCGGATGCGCTCGCCCTCGGGCACGCGGATCGCGGAGAGATCGACGCCCAAGTCCTTGGCGCGCGCGCGAACGGCAGGGGAGGCGAGGACGGGAGCGGTGTGAGAGGAGCTAGGCGAAACAGGCTCCCTCTCCCCTCCGGGGAGAGGGCTGGGGTGAGGGGCTGGTGTCTCACCGAGAGCGTCCTCTCTGCGAGGCTCCGTCCCCTCACCCAAACCCTCTCTCCGAGGGGGAGAGGGCTTATCGGTGGCTTCCTCTACGCCGGGGTTTTCGGCTTCCAGCGTCGCGGGTTCGGTGGCGGGAGCAGCGACCTCGCCCTCCCCTCACCCTCGGTCTCGATCACCACCAACGGGGCGCCGATCGACACCTGATCCCCGACCGCGCCTGCGATCTCGACCACGACCCCCGACACCGGCGATTCCATCTCGACGGTCGCCTTGTCGGTCATCATGTCGGCGAGGCTCTGGTCCTCCTCGACGCGGTCGCCGACCGCCACGTGCCACGCGACGATCTCCGCCTCGGAAATGCCCTCGCCGATATCCGGCAGCTTGAAGGTGAAACGCGCCATCTGCCTTAGTCCTTCAGGATTTTCTTGAGCGCCTGCCCGATCCGCACCGGTCCGGGGAAATAGGCCCATTCGAGACTGTGCGGGTACGGCGTGTCGAAGCCGGTGACCCGCTCCACGGGCGCCTCGAGGTGATAGAAGCACCGCTCCTGCACCAGCGCCGCAAGTTCCGCGCCGAACCCGCTGGTCCGCGTCGCTTCATGGACGATCATGCACCGCCCGGTCTTCTTCACGCTCGCCTCGATCGTCTCGATGTCGAGCGGCACGAGCGTGCGCAGATCGACGATCTCGGCGTCGATGCCGGTGTCGGCCACCACCTGCGCGCAGACGTGCACCATCGTGCCGTATGCGAGCATCGTCACCGCCTCGCCCTCGCGCACGACGTTCGCCTTGCCGAGCGGGATCTTGTAATACCCCGTCGGCACCGCGCCGCCGGGATGCTTGGACCAATTCTCCGCCGGGCGGTCCCAATGGCCGTTGAACGGGCCGTTGTAGATGCGCTTCGGCTCGAAGAAGATCACCGGATCATTGTCTTCGATCGCCGCGATCAACAGTCCCTTGGCGTCGTACGGCGTCGAAGGGATGACGGTCTTCACGCCCGAGACGTGCGTGAAGATCCCCTCGGGCGATTGCGAGTGCGTCTGCCCGCCGAAGATCCCGCCGCCGAACGGCGAACGCACCGTCAGCGGCGCGGTGAACTCGCCCCCGAACGATAGCGCAGCCGCGCCGCCTCGCTGACCAGCTGATCGAGCGCCGGGTAGATATAATCGGCGAACTGGATTTCCGGCACCGGCCGCAGCCCGTACGCGCCCATCCCGACCGCCACGCCGATGATCCCGCATTCGGTGATCGGCGTGTCGAAGACGCGGGTCTTGCCGTACTTCTTCTGCAAACCGGCGGTCGCACGGAAGACGCCCCCGAAATAGCCGACATCCTCGCCCATGACGACGATCGACGGATCGCGCGCCATCGTCATGTCCATCGCGGAATTGATCGCCTGGATCATGTTCATGCGGGTGGTGGTATCTTCCACCGGCTCTTGCTGGATCGTATCGCTCACCACACAAACTCCGTCATTCCCGCGCAGGCGGGAATCGAGACCCGCTGCCGTGTCGATTCCTGCGAAAACCTGCGCGTCTGGATCCCCGCCTTTGGCCTTCGGCCAAAGTTTATCCTGAGCGCCTGCCTTGCAGGCAGCCGAAGGGCGGGGATGACGGCACAAAGGGAGGCGATCATCACTTCCGGTCCCACGGCCGGCCGCTTGCGGTTTCCTCGTCGATCATCATCTGCCGCTGCTCGCGCAAATGCCACGGCATCTCCTCGAACACGCCGTCGAACAGCGAGTCGAGCGGCTGGCGCAAGCCATGCCCGAGCACGCCGTTCTTCTCGGCCTCCTTCTGCGCCGCCTTCACCTCCTCGGCGACCTCGCGGTCCATCTCGGCCTGCCGCGCCTCGTCCCACTCGCCGATCGCGACCAGATGATCCTTCAAGCGCCGGATCGGATCGCCGAGCGGCCACGCCGTCGGCTCGCCGGCCGAGCGATATTGCGTCGGGTCGTCGGAGGTCGAATGACCCTCGGTGCGATAGGTGAAATGCTCGATCAGCGTCGGCCCGGCATTGGTGCGCGCTCGCTCGGCGGCCCAGGCGGTCGCGGCATAGACCGCCAGCGCGTCATTGCCGTCGACCCGCAACCCCGCGATCCCATAACCGACCGCGCGCGCCGCGAAGGTCGTCGCCTCCGCCCCCGCAAACCCCGAGAAGCTGCTGATCGCCCACTGATTGTTGACAACGTTGAAGATCACCGGCGCACGATAGACGGTCGCGAAGGTCAGCGCGGAATGGAAGTCTCCCTCCGCGGTCGAGCCCTCCCCGCACCATGTCGCCGCGATCCGCGTATCGCCCTTCGATGCCGACGCCATCGCCCAGCCGACCGCCTGCGGATATTGCGTCGTCAGATTGCCCGAGATCGAGAAGAAGCCGAAGCGCTTCTCCGAATACATGATCGGCAGCTGCTTGCCCTGCAGCTTGTCGCCGGTGTTCGAGTAGATCTGGTTCATCATGTCGACCATCGGGCACCCCCGCGCGATCAACAGCCCCTGCTGGCGATAGGAGGGGAAGCACATGTCCTCCGCATCCAGCGCGTGCGCCGCGGCGACCGCCACCGCCTCCTCGCCGAGCGACTTCATGTAGAAGCTGGTCTTGCCCTGCCGCTGCGCGCGAAACATGCGTTCGTCGAAGGCGCGGACGGTCGCCATGTGGCGCAGCATCCGCTGCAGCGTGTCGGGCGACAAGCGCGGGTTCCACGCGCCGACCGCCTGATCGTTCTCGTCGAGGACGCGCACCATCGTGTAGGCGAGTTCGGTGAAATCGCGGGCGGCTTCGGCGGTATCGGGGCGCCGCGCCGCGCCGGCGGCCGGGATCGGAACGTCGGCGAAGTCGACCGCATCGCCGGGTCGGAATTTGGGTTCGGGGACGTGCAGCGACAGGGGCGGCAGGTTGCCACGCGGGTGCACGATACCGGGTTCTTCGCCCACGTTTCACTCTCCGTCATGCGCTGCTTGGCACGCAGCACGATTTCAGCCGCTTGTAATATTGTTTCAACGCCAGTCAAAGCCCTTTTCGCCGATCCGCAACGCCATACGGCTAGTCCCGGATCGTGACAGACCATTGACTCGCACCATCGTTCTGGAACAAATTGCGAACGACAATCCGCTGCGGAGTCGTCCTTGTCGTGCCCGAGTCGAGCGTCCTTTGTTCCCTGCGTGAGACGCTGCGCGCCATACCGGGCGACGGGCACAGCCGGCGGCGAGTCATGCCGTTCGGCGTGCCGGACATCGACTCGCAGTTGACGGATGGCGGACTGCGGCTCGACGCGCTGCATGAAGTCGCGGCGGCGACGCCGTCGCTACGCGACGAGGCGGCCGCTACCTTGTTCGTCGCAGGCGTCGCGGCCCGGGCATGGGGGCCGATCCTGTGGGTCGTGCGACGCCGCGACCTGTTCGCCCCCACGCTCGCACAGTCCGGATTGATGGCGAAGCGCGTGATCCATGCCGAGGCCGATGATGACGCCGGAGTGCTCGCGCTGGTGGAGGAAGGTCTGCGCCATCCGGCACTCGGCGCGGTGATCGGCGAAGTCCGCCGCGCCTCTCCCGCCGCGACGAAGCGCGTACAGCTGTCGGCGTCGCGCGGGCGGACGGTCGCGCTCCTGCTCAAACGCCCGGCGTGCGGGAGCGGCGATCCGTTCGCGGTGTCGTCACCCGCGGCCACGCGCTGGCGGATCGGCACCGTCTCGATGGTCGGCACCGCCCGCCCCCGCTGGGAGGTGACGCTCGCCCGTCAGACCGATGGCGCGCCGTTCGCCGCGACCGCGATCGCCTGCGACGACACCGGACGCCTGGCGCCAGTCGTCACGCGCCGCGAGCACCGGCGCGCGGTAAGCGAGATTTTGCGTGTGACGCCCTCGGCAGAGGAACAGGCGGAGGCAGCGTAGTCACCTCCTCCGTCATCCCGGACTTGATCCGGGATCCCGCCGCTTCCCACTCCGCCAGAAAGAAGCGGGGCGTCGGATCAAGTCCGAAGTGACGATCCGCAGGGCAGCCGCGCACCCACATTCCTAGTCTCCGCAAAGCCTTGACGCCGGAACACCAATAGGAACAAATAGCGAACACATTGATTGCGAGTCGCCTGTGTCCGGTCCCGTTCCCACCCTTGCCGCGCTCCGCGAGAGCTTGCAGGCCATCACCGGCGAGGCGCGCGACCGGCCCGTGCTGCCGTTCGGCATCGACGCACTGGACGACCGCCTCGCCGATCGCGGGCTGCGGAGCGACGCGCTCCACGAAGTGTCTTCACGCGGCACAGGCTGGGGCGACGATGCCGCCGCGGTGCTGTTCGTCGCCGGGATCGCCGCGCGCACGCACGGCGAGGTGTTGTGGGTCGTCCGATCGCGCGACCTGTTCGCGCCGGGGCTGTTCCAGGCCGGGCTCGCACCGTCGCGCGTCGTCTATGCCGAGGCGCGCGACGACGGCGAATTGCTCGCCTTGGTCGAGGAAGGGCTGCGCCACCGCGGGCTCGGCGCGGTGGTGGGGGAGGCGAAGCGCGTCCAGATGGCGCAGGCACGCCGTCTGCAACTCGCCGCCGAGGGAGGTGGCACCCCCGCGCTGCTGCTGCGCCGCCCGGCCCGCGACGGCGCCGATCCGATCACGGCTCCGTCCGCCGCCGTCACGCGCTGGCGCGTCGCGCACGCGCCCTCGTCCGAGGTGCCGTGGGGCGGGCTGGGCCGCGCCTGCTGGCACGTCGAATGCGTGCGCCAGCGCGGCGGCGATCCGTTCGAACTCTTGGTGGAGGGCTCCGATGAAACGGGTCGCCTCGCTCTACCTGCCCAGCTGGTCGATCGACCGGCTGCGGCGGATCGAGCGCCGCGCCGCGCGGTCGGCTGAGGCCGACGGCCGCGCCGCCTTCGACGCGCTGGGTGGCGACGCCGCCGCCGAACGTGCGCAGCACTGCTCGGTGCCGCGGGGCGGCGGCTGGCGTCCCGGCGCGCGGTGGGCGCGCACCGATCCCGGCAGCGGGCTCGCCGACACGCGCGATCAGGTCGAAGGCGCGGTAGCCAGCCTGCCCGTGCACCGTTGCCCCGCGCAACGCGAACTCAGCCGCACCAGCGAGGCCGCCGCCACCCCGTTCCGCGAGCTGTCGCGCCGCACCGAGGCTGCCGAGCCGCTGTTCCGCCCCGGCACGCGCGGTTGGCAGGGCCAGGACCTGCAAGCTTCGGTCGAGGCGCTCCCCGCGCATCGCCGCCCGTCGCTGCAGGAATTGTCGCGCAAGACCGAGCTGGTCGACAACCCGTTCCGCCCGATGCCCCCCGACGAATCGGGTGCGCTCCGTCGTTTGGCCAAGATGCCGCCGGTGCTCGGCCCCGGCGAGGATGTCGTCGTCCGCCGCGCGATGAAGGCCCCACGCCGCAGCGCGCGCGACGGGCATGGCGGTGAGGCCGGGCATGTCCCCCCGCCCAATCTCGCTCAAAGCCTCAAGCAACTCGCCGCAATGCCCGCGGTGCACTTCCCCGGCGAGGGACCGCACCCGGACAATCACGGCAAGAGCGCGCCGACCGCCCCCGGCTATGGCCACGGCCGCTTCTTCCAGACCGGGCGCACGCTGGCGACGATGGTCGCGCGCGTCTGCGACGACGCCGACGAGGACGCGCCCACCCCTGCGCCCGTCGACGACCCGCCGCTGGTGACGGTGCGGCGCAGCGGCGCACGCGTCGAGGTCGCCGCCGCCAATGCCGCGGCACGCGCGCTCGGCATCGGTCCCGGCACCGCGCTCACCATGGCGCGCGCGCAGGTGCCGGGGCTCGACGTGCGCGAGGCCGATCCCGAACGCGACGCCGCCGATCTCACCGCGCTCGCCACGCTGCTCGCGCGCCGCTGGGCTCCCACGGTCGCGGTGTCGGACGCCGACGGGCTGTTCGTCGAACTGACCGGGGTCGCGCATCTGCATGGCGGCGAGGCGCTTTTCTGTCGTCGGCTGCTGCGGCTGCTCGCGCGCTACGGCATTACCGCGCGCATCGCGGTCGCCGACACGCCGGGCGCGGCCTGGGCGCTGGCGCGGTTCGGCGCGCTGAACGCCGCGCAGATCGTGGCGCCGGGGGACAAAGCGCCGCGCTGGCGCAACTTCCGGTCGCAGCGCTGCGGCTCGATCCGCCCGCGCTGGAACTGCTCGCGCGGCTGGGTA includes:
- a CDS encoding tyrosine recombinase XerC; translation: MSDTPAQLPLPVQWSIHLARDRRRSEHTVRAYRATAERLLAFLGEHWGAAVDRSDLSRVTAGDLRGYLAQRRGSGLSNASAARELSAVRGFLDWAGGAGAAPRMKGPRVKKGVPRPISPDEAVALATDVMEESDEPWVAARDWAVLLLLYGAGLRIGEALALTGAVLPLGETLRVTGKRDRTRIVPLLPPVRAAIEDYAARVPWPMTREAPLFRGVRGGALDGGIVRTRVRAARARLGLSERTTPHALRHSFATHLLGRGADLRALQELLGHASLSSTQVYTGVDAAHLLDVYRAAHPRS
- a CDS encoding 3-methyl-2-oxobutanoate dehydrogenase (2-methylpropanoyl-transferring) subunit alpha, with the translated sequence MGEEPGIVHPRGNLPPLSLHVPEPKFRPGDAVDFADVPIPAAGAARRPDTAEAARDFTELAYTMVRVLDENDQAVGAWNPRLSPDTLQRMLRHMATVRAFDERMFRAQRQGKTSFYMKSLGEEAVAVAAAHALDAEDMCFPSYRQQGLLIARGCPMVDMMNQIYSNTGDKLQGKQLPIMYSEKRFGFFSISGNLTTQYPQAVGWAMASASKGDTRIAATWCGEGSTAEGDFHSALTFATVYRAPVIFNVVNNQWAISSFSGFAGAEATTFAARAVGYGIAGLRVDGNDALAVYAATAWAAERARTNAGPTLIEHFTYRTEGHSTSDDPTQYRSAGEPTAWPLGDPIRRLKDHLVAIGEWDEARQAEMDREVAEEVKAAQKEAEKNGVLGHGLRQPLDSLFDGVFEEMPWHLREQRQMMIDEETASGRPWDRK
- a CDS encoding ImuA family protein, whose protein sequence is MPFGVPDIDSQLTDGGLRLDALHEVAAATPSLRDEAAATLFVAGVAARAWGPILWVVRRRDLFAPTLAQSGLMAKRVIHAEADDDAGVLALVEEGLRHPALGAVIGEVRRASPAATKRVQLSASRGRTVALLLKRPACGSGDPFAVSSPAATRWRIGTVSMVGTARPRWEVTLARQTDGAPFAATAIACDDTGRLAPVVTRREHRRAVSEILRVTPSAEEQAEAA
- a CDS encoding ImuA family protein, with the protein product MSGPVPTLAALRESLQAITGEARDRPVLPFGIDALDDRLADRGLRSDALHEVSSRGTGWGDDAAAVLFVAGIAARTHGEVLWVVRSRDLFAPGLFQAGLAPSRVVYAEARDDGELLALVEEGLRHRGLGAVVGEAKRVQMAQARRLQLAAEGGGTPALLLRRPARDGADPITAPSAAVTRWRVAHAPSSEVPWGGLGRACWHVECVRQRGGDPFELLVEGSDETGRLALPAQLVDRPAAADRAPRRAVG
- a CDS encoding Y-family DNA polymerase gives rise to the protein MKRVASLYLPSWSIDRLRRIERRAARSAEADGRAAFDALGGDAAAERAQHCSVPRGGGWRPGARWARTDPGSGLADTRDQVEGAVASLPVHRCPAQRELSRTSEAAATPFRELSRRTEAAEPLFRPGTRGWQGQDLQASVEALPAHRRPSLQELSRKTELVDNPFRPMPPDESGALRRLAKMPPVLGPGEDVVVRRAMKAPRRSARDGHGGEAGHVPPPNLAQSLKQLAAMPAVHFPGEGPHPDNHGKSAPTAPGYGHGRFFQTGRTLATMVARVCDDADEDAPTPAPVDDPPLVTVRRSGARVEVAAANAAARALGIGPGTALTMARAQVPGLDVREADPERDAADLTALATLLARRWAPTVAVSDADGLFVELTGVAHLHGGEALFCRRLLRLLARYGITARIAVADTPGAAWALARFGALNAAQIVAPGDKAPRWRNFRSQRCGSIRPRWNCSRGWVSRRSASSPPSPARRSSAASAARSPTASIRRSAICPNRSNRSFPRRASRSSSASSSRSPPPRRSSIGCAN